One window of Carassius auratus strain Wakin chromosome 17, ASM336829v1, whole genome shotgun sequence genomic DNA carries:
- the eno4 gene encoding enolase 4 isoform X1: protein MYPLRNLPSNRRSSTKPARTLTRQRRTVNKCGSSTINQTNMSYKAFLSHSKVSKEDQEFYDLKNKAAEYYRSNGVPQKIENVLNEMFWQKPDDIYGYLANYFSRLSDTPVISKIIGREVFDGRGLTAIQTQVYCIIRNEEKVVCSAMMSGPSDGLEEDGVAESGEEFTNSNQQRLSITAALKWIREHLSPMLQGFNPTDQTSVDKLLSDFFMACYLEHKDSLNIDKEDELRIESVSEAPPQATPIPAPTKDKKGSDKGKKGNSTEKLLPPAETPLPQLPGATAVGVVSLAVAKTAAILLGEPLYRHITSVRVPQAQSEMHLPVPMITILSCGKNSVGKLNLLEEVILMPSSSQRVREALQVIGMGFELQCEMKRVLNGSAYKAGPICLTEDGALQVGFERPEQALDLITEACANLALPLGSDLRLAINCAAHSLMDYSRGKYEVMSGCHKSHDELVDMYEGLINKYPAITFLIDPFRKEDVDQWDRLASVIGQSCCLIADAASNFCPRWSEVKPLPPGVTRVIIRHHSDMTISDLIRSIAEQKDAETMLAAGSGDASIVDLAVGSGVSFLKLGGLRGGEGMDKYNRLLAIEEELEQEGILGAREKKQPLSDLSETLNSGSGCDSVTIST from the exons TTGCCGAGCAACCGCAGATCATCAACAAAGCCTGCGAGGACGCTCACAAGACAGCGGAGGACTGTAAACAAATGTGGAAGCTCTACCATAAACCAAACAAACATGTCATATAAAGCATTCTTGAGCCATAGCAAAGTATCAAAAGAGGACCAGGAGTTTTACGACTTGAAGAACAAAGCCGCAGAGTATTACAGGTCCAACGGGGTCCCGCAGAAGATAGAAAACGTCCTGAACGAGATGTTTTGGCAGAAGCCGGATGATATCTATGGTTATCTG GCAAACTATTTTTCCAGGCTCTCCGATACTCCTGTGATTAGCAAAATCATTGGAAGAGAGGTGTTTGACGGAAGAGGACTGACAGCAATTCAGACCCAAGTCTACTGCATCATCAGAAATGAGGAAAAG GTGGTGTGCAGTGCAATGATGAGTGGCCCTAGTGATGGTCTGGAGGAGGATGGTGTGGCAGAGTCAGGGGAGGAATTTACTAACAGCAACCAGCAACGTCTGTCTATCACAGCGGCTCTAAAGTGGATCAGAGAGCATCTCAGTCCAATGCTGCAAGGCTTCAACCCCACTGATCAAACCAGTGTAGACAAACTACTCAG TGATTTCTTCATGGCATGTTACCTGGAGCACAAGGACAGTCTTAACATAGATAAGGAGGATGAGCTGAGGATTGAATCAGTATCTGAAGCTCCGCCCCAGGCCACTCCCATACCTGCACCTACCAAAGACAAGAAAGGAAGTGATAAAG GTAAAAAAGGAAACAGCACAGAGAAGCTCCTCCCTCCTGCAGAAACCCCTTTGCCACAGCTGCCAGGGGCTACGGCGGTGGGTGTGGTTTCTTTGGCTGTGGCAAAAACTGCTGCCATACTTTTAGGAGAACCCTTATATCGACATATCACATCAGTCAGAGTCCCGCAG GCTCAGAGTGAGATGCACCTGCCTGTGCCCATGATTACAATTCTGAGCTGTGGAAAGAACTCTGTGGGTAAACTCAACCTGCTGGAGGAGGTCATCCTCATGCCCAGCTCATCACAAAGAGTCAGAGAA gccttGCAGGTCATTGGCATGGGCTTTGAGCTGCAGTGTGAAATGAAGAGAGTTTTGAATGGATCTGCGTATAAAGCTGGG CCTATATGCTTAACAGAAGATGGGGCATTACAGGTGGGGTTTGAACGTCCCGAACAGGCTCTTGATTTGATCACAGAGGCATGTGCTAACCTGGCATTGCCTCTGGGTTCAGACCTGCGCTTGGCTATAAACTGTGCAGCACACAGCCTGATGGACTAT TCAAGGGGGAAATATGAGGTGATGTCTGGCTGTCACAAATCCCATGATGAATTGGTGGACATGTACGAGGGTCTGATTAATAAATATCCTGCCATCACATTCCTCATTGATCCTTTCAGGAAAGAG GATGTAGATCAGTGGGACAGACTGGCTTCAGTGATTGGTCAGTCATGCTGCCTGATTGCAGATGCTGCTTCCAATTTCTGTCCTCGCTGGAGTGAAGTGAAACCCCTCCCACCTGGAGTCACCAGAGTCATTATTAGGCACCACAGTGATATGACCATCTCTGACCTTATACGAAGCATAGCAGAGCAGAAAG ATGCAGAGACAATGCTGGCTGCAGGCAGTGGTGATGCATCAATTGTTGACCTG GCTGTAGGGTCAGGCGTGTCCTTTCTCAAACTGGGTGGGTTGAGAGGAGGAGAGGGAATGGACAAATACAATCGTCTGTTGGCGATAGAAGAGGAACTGGAGCAGGAGGGGATCCTGG gtgctagagaaaaaaaac
- the eno4 gene encoding enolase 4 isoform X4: MYPLRNLPSNRRSSTKPARTLTRQRRTVNKCGSSTINQTNMSYKAFLSHSKVSKEDQEFYDLKNKAAEYYRSNGVPQKIENVLNEMFWQKPDDIYGYLANYFSRLSDTPVISKIIGREVFDGRGLTAIQTQVYCIIRNEEKVVCSAMMSGPSDGLEEDGVAESGEEFTNSNQQRLSITAALKWIREHLSPMLQGFNPTDQTSVDKLLSDFFMACYLEHKDSLNIDKEDELRIESVSEAPPQATPIPAPTKDKKGSDKGKKGNSTEKLLPPAETPLPQLPGATAVGVVSLAVAKTAAILLGEPLYRHITSVRVPQAQSEMHLPVPMITILSCGKNSVGKLNLLEEVILMPSSSQRVREVIGMGFELQCEMKRVLNGSAYKAGPICLTEDGALQVGFERPEQALDLITEACANLALPLGSDLRLAINCAAHSLMDYSRGKYEVMSGCHKSHDELVDMYEGLINKYPAITFLIDPFRKEDVDQWDRLASVIGQSCCLIADAASNFCPRWSEVKPLPPGVTRVIIRHHSDMTISDLIRSIAEQKETMLAAGSGDASIVDLAVGSGVSFLKLGGLRGGEGMDKYNRLLAIEEELEQEGILGAREKKQPLSDLSETLNSGSGCDSVTIST; the protein is encoded by the exons TTGCCGAGCAACCGCAGATCATCAACAAAGCCTGCGAGGACGCTCACAAGACAGCGGAGGACTGTAAACAAATGTGGAAGCTCTACCATAAACCAAACAAACATGTCATATAAAGCATTCTTGAGCCATAGCAAAGTATCAAAAGAGGACCAGGAGTTTTACGACTTGAAGAACAAAGCCGCAGAGTATTACAGGTCCAACGGGGTCCCGCAGAAGATAGAAAACGTCCTGAACGAGATGTTTTGGCAGAAGCCGGATGATATCTATGGTTATCTG GCAAACTATTTTTCCAGGCTCTCCGATACTCCTGTGATTAGCAAAATCATTGGAAGAGAGGTGTTTGACGGAAGAGGACTGACAGCAATTCAGACCCAAGTCTACTGCATCATCAGAAATGAGGAAAAG GTGGTGTGCAGTGCAATGATGAGTGGCCCTAGTGATGGTCTGGAGGAGGATGGTGTGGCAGAGTCAGGGGAGGAATTTACTAACAGCAACCAGCAACGTCTGTCTATCACAGCGGCTCTAAAGTGGATCAGAGAGCATCTCAGTCCAATGCTGCAAGGCTTCAACCCCACTGATCAAACCAGTGTAGACAAACTACTCAG TGATTTCTTCATGGCATGTTACCTGGAGCACAAGGACAGTCTTAACATAGATAAGGAGGATGAGCTGAGGATTGAATCAGTATCTGAAGCTCCGCCCCAGGCCACTCCCATACCTGCACCTACCAAAGACAAGAAAGGAAGTGATAAAG GTAAAAAAGGAAACAGCACAGAGAAGCTCCTCCCTCCTGCAGAAACCCCTTTGCCACAGCTGCCAGGGGCTACGGCGGTGGGTGTGGTTTCTTTGGCTGTGGCAAAAACTGCTGCCATACTTTTAGGAGAACCCTTATATCGACATATCACATCAGTCAGAGTCCCGCAG GCTCAGAGTGAGATGCACCTGCCTGTGCCCATGATTACAATTCTGAGCTGTGGAAAGAACTCTGTGGGTAAACTCAACCTGCTGGAGGAGGTCATCCTCATGCCCAGCTCATCACAAAGAGTCAGAGAA GTCATTGGCATGGGCTTTGAGCTGCAGTGTGAAATGAAGAGAGTTTTGAATGGATCTGCGTATAAAGCTGGG CCTATATGCTTAACAGAAGATGGGGCATTACAGGTGGGGTTTGAACGTCCCGAACAGGCTCTTGATTTGATCACAGAGGCATGTGCTAACCTGGCATTGCCTCTGGGTTCAGACCTGCGCTTGGCTATAAACTGTGCAGCACACAGCCTGATGGACTAT TCAAGGGGGAAATATGAGGTGATGTCTGGCTGTCACAAATCCCATGATGAATTGGTGGACATGTACGAGGGTCTGATTAATAAATATCCTGCCATCACATTCCTCATTGATCCTTTCAGGAAAGAG GATGTAGATCAGTGGGACAGACTGGCTTCAGTGATTGGTCAGTCATGCTGCCTGATTGCAGATGCTGCTTCCAATTTCTGTCCTCGCTGGAGTGAAGTGAAACCCCTCCCACCTGGAGTCACCAGAGTCATTATTAGGCACCACAGTGATATGACCATCTCTGACCTTATACGAAGCATAGCAGAGCAGAAAG AGACAATGCTGGCTGCAGGCAGTGGTGATGCATCAATTGTTGACCTG GCTGTAGGGTCAGGCGTGTCCTTTCTCAAACTGGGTGGGTTGAGAGGAGGAGAGGGAATGGACAAATACAATCGTCTGTTGGCGATAGAAGAGGAACTGGAGCAGGAGGGGATCCTGG gtgctagagaaaaaaaac
- the eno4 gene encoding enolase 4 isoform X2 has translation MYPLRNLPSNRRSSTKPARTLTRQRRTVNKCGSSTINQTNMSYKAFLSHSKVSKEDQEFYDLKNKAAEYYRSNGVPQKIENVLNEMFWQKPDDIYGYLANYFSRLSDTPVISKIIGREVFDGRGLTAIQTQVYCIIRNEEKVVCSAMMSGPSDGLEEDGVAESGEEFTNSNQQRLSITAALKWIREHLSPMLQGFNPTDQTSVDKLLSDFFMACYLEHKDSLNIDKEDELRIESVSEAPPQATPIPAPTKDKKGSDKGKKGNSTEKLLPPAETPLPQLPGATAVGVVSLAVAKTAAILLGEPLYRHITSVRVPQAQSEMHLPVPMITILSCGKNSVGKLNLLEEVILMPSSSQRVREALQVIGMGFELQCEMKRVLNGSAYKAGPICLTEDGALQVGFERPEQALDLITEACANLALPLGSDLRLAINCAAHSLMDYSRGKYEVMSGCHKSHDELVDMYEGLINKYPAITFLIDPFRKEDVDQWDRLASVIGQSCCLIADAASNFCPRWSEVKPLPPGVTRVIIRHHSDMTISDLIRSIAEQKETMLAAGSGDASIVDLAVGSGVSFLKLGGLRGGEGMDKYNRLLAIEEELEQEGILGAREKKQPLSDLSETLNSGSGCDSVTIST, from the exons TTGCCGAGCAACCGCAGATCATCAACAAAGCCTGCGAGGACGCTCACAAGACAGCGGAGGACTGTAAACAAATGTGGAAGCTCTACCATAAACCAAACAAACATGTCATATAAAGCATTCTTGAGCCATAGCAAAGTATCAAAAGAGGACCAGGAGTTTTACGACTTGAAGAACAAAGCCGCAGAGTATTACAGGTCCAACGGGGTCCCGCAGAAGATAGAAAACGTCCTGAACGAGATGTTTTGGCAGAAGCCGGATGATATCTATGGTTATCTG GCAAACTATTTTTCCAGGCTCTCCGATACTCCTGTGATTAGCAAAATCATTGGAAGAGAGGTGTTTGACGGAAGAGGACTGACAGCAATTCAGACCCAAGTCTACTGCATCATCAGAAATGAGGAAAAG GTGGTGTGCAGTGCAATGATGAGTGGCCCTAGTGATGGTCTGGAGGAGGATGGTGTGGCAGAGTCAGGGGAGGAATTTACTAACAGCAACCAGCAACGTCTGTCTATCACAGCGGCTCTAAAGTGGATCAGAGAGCATCTCAGTCCAATGCTGCAAGGCTTCAACCCCACTGATCAAACCAGTGTAGACAAACTACTCAG TGATTTCTTCATGGCATGTTACCTGGAGCACAAGGACAGTCTTAACATAGATAAGGAGGATGAGCTGAGGATTGAATCAGTATCTGAAGCTCCGCCCCAGGCCACTCCCATACCTGCACCTACCAAAGACAAGAAAGGAAGTGATAAAG GTAAAAAAGGAAACAGCACAGAGAAGCTCCTCCCTCCTGCAGAAACCCCTTTGCCACAGCTGCCAGGGGCTACGGCGGTGGGTGTGGTTTCTTTGGCTGTGGCAAAAACTGCTGCCATACTTTTAGGAGAACCCTTATATCGACATATCACATCAGTCAGAGTCCCGCAG GCTCAGAGTGAGATGCACCTGCCTGTGCCCATGATTACAATTCTGAGCTGTGGAAAGAACTCTGTGGGTAAACTCAACCTGCTGGAGGAGGTCATCCTCATGCCCAGCTCATCACAAAGAGTCAGAGAA gccttGCAGGTCATTGGCATGGGCTTTGAGCTGCAGTGTGAAATGAAGAGAGTTTTGAATGGATCTGCGTATAAAGCTGGG CCTATATGCTTAACAGAAGATGGGGCATTACAGGTGGGGTTTGAACGTCCCGAACAGGCTCTTGATTTGATCACAGAGGCATGTGCTAACCTGGCATTGCCTCTGGGTTCAGACCTGCGCTTGGCTATAAACTGTGCAGCACACAGCCTGATGGACTAT TCAAGGGGGAAATATGAGGTGATGTCTGGCTGTCACAAATCCCATGATGAATTGGTGGACATGTACGAGGGTCTGATTAATAAATATCCTGCCATCACATTCCTCATTGATCCTTTCAGGAAAGAG GATGTAGATCAGTGGGACAGACTGGCTTCAGTGATTGGTCAGTCATGCTGCCTGATTGCAGATGCTGCTTCCAATTTCTGTCCTCGCTGGAGTGAAGTGAAACCCCTCCCACCTGGAGTCACCAGAGTCATTATTAGGCACCACAGTGATATGACCATCTCTGACCTTATACGAAGCATAGCAGAGCAGAAAG AGACAATGCTGGCTGCAGGCAGTGGTGATGCATCAATTGTTGACCTG GCTGTAGGGTCAGGCGTGTCCTTTCTCAAACTGGGTGGGTTGAGAGGAGGAGAGGGAATGGACAAATACAATCGTCTGTTGGCGATAGAAGAGGAACTGGAGCAGGAGGGGATCCTGG gtgctagagaaaaaaaac
- the eno4 gene encoding enolase 4 isoform X3: MYPLRNLPSNRRSSTKPARTLTRQRRTVNKCGSSTINQTNMSYKAFLSHSKVSKEDQEFYDLKNKAAEYYRSNGVPQKIENVLNEMFWQKPDDIYGYLANYFSRLSDTPVISKIIGREVFDGRGLTAIQTQVYCIIRNEEKVVCSAMMSGPSDGLEEDGVAESGEEFTNSNQQRLSITAALKWIREHLSPMLQGFNPTDQTSVDKLLSDFFMACYLEHKDSLNIDKEDELRIESVSEAPPQATPIPAPTKDKKGSDKGKKGNSTEKLLPPAETPLPQLPGATAVGVVSLAVAKTAAILLGEPLYRHITSVRVPQAQSEMHLPVPMITILSCGKNSVGKLNLLEEVILMPSSSQRVREVIGMGFELQCEMKRVLNGSAYKAGPICLTEDGALQVGFERPEQALDLITEACANLALPLGSDLRLAINCAAHSLMDYSRGKYEVMSGCHKSHDELVDMYEGLINKYPAITFLIDPFRKEDVDQWDRLASVIGQSCCLIADAASNFCPRWSEVKPLPPGVTRVIIRHHSDMTISDLIRSIAEQKDAETMLAAGSGDASIVDLAVGSGVSFLKLGGLRGGEGMDKYNRLLAIEEELEQEGILGAREKKQPLSDLSETLNSGSGCDSVTIST, translated from the exons TTGCCGAGCAACCGCAGATCATCAACAAAGCCTGCGAGGACGCTCACAAGACAGCGGAGGACTGTAAACAAATGTGGAAGCTCTACCATAAACCAAACAAACATGTCATATAAAGCATTCTTGAGCCATAGCAAAGTATCAAAAGAGGACCAGGAGTTTTACGACTTGAAGAACAAAGCCGCAGAGTATTACAGGTCCAACGGGGTCCCGCAGAAGATAGAAAACGTCCTGAACGAGATGTTTTGGCAGAAGCCGGATGATATCTATGGTTATCTG GCAAACTATTTTTCCAGGCTCTCCGATACTCCTGTGATTAGCAAAATCATTGGAAGAGAGGTGTTTGACGGAAGAGGACTGACAGCAATTCAGACCCAAGTCTACTGCATCATCAGAAATGAGGAAAAG GTGGTGTGCAGTGCAATGATGAGTGGCCCTAGTGATGGTCTGGAGGAGGATGGTGTGGCAGAGTCAGGGGAGGAATTTACTAACAGCAACCAGCAACGTCTGTCTATCACAGCGGCTCTAAAGTGGATCAGAGAGCATCTCAGTCCAATGCTGCAAGGCTTCAACCCCACTGATCAAACCAGTGTAGACAAACTACTCAG TGATTTCTTCATGGCATGTTACCTGGAGCACAAGGACAGTCTTAACATAGATAAGGAGGATGAGCTGAGGATTGAATCAGTATCTGAAGCTCCGCCCCAGGCCACTCCCATACCTGCACCTACCAAAGACAAGAAAGGAAGTGATAAAG GTAAAAAAGGAAACAGCACAGAGAAGCTCCTCCCTCCTGCAGAAACCCCTTTGCCACAGCTGCCAGGGGCTACGGCGGTGGGTGTGGTTTCTTTGGCTGTGGCAAAAACTGCTGCCATACTTTTAGGAGAACCCTTATATCGACATATCACATCAGTCAGAGTCCCGCAG GCTCAGAGTGAGATGCACCTGCCTGTGCCCATGATTACAATTCTGAGCTGTGGAAAGAACTCTGTGGGTAAACTCAACCTGCTGGAGGAGGTCATCCTCATGCCCAGCTCATCACAAAGAGTCAGAGAA GTCATTGGCATGGGCTTTGAGCTGCAGTGTGAAATGAAGAGAGTTTTGAATGGATCTGCGTATAAAGCTGGG CCTATATGCTTAACAGAAGATGGGGCATTACAGGTGGGGTTTGAACGTCCCGAACAGGCTCTTGATTTGATCACAGAGGCATGTGCTAACCTGGCATTGCCTCTGGGTTCAGACCTGCGCTTGGCTATAAACTGTGCAGCACACAGCCTGATGGACTAT TCAAGGGGGAAATATGAGGTGATGTCTGGCTGTCACAAATCCCATGATGAATTGGTGGACATGTACGAGGGTCTGATTAATAAATATCCTGCCATCACATTCCTCATTGATCCTTTCAGGAAAGAG GATGTAGATCAGTGGGACAGACTGGCTTCAGTGATTGGTCAGTCATGCTGCCTGATTGCAGATGCTGCTTCCAATTTCTGTCCTCGCTGGAGTGAAGTGAAACCCCTCCCACCTGGAGTCACCAGAGTCATTATTAGGCACCACAGTGATATGACCATCTCTGACCTTATACGAAGCATAGCAGAGCAGAAAG ATGCAGAGACAATGCTGGCTGCAGGCAGTGGTGATGCATCAATTGTTGACCTG GCTGTAGGGTCAGGCGTGTCCTTTCTCAAACTGGGTGGGTTGAGAGGAGGAGAGGGAATGGACAAATACAATCGTCTGTTGGCGATAGAAGAGGAACTGGAGCAGGAGGGGATCCTGG gtgctagagaaaaaaaac